One Aneurinibacillus migulanus genomic region harbors:
- a CDS encoding CoA transferase subunit A produces MSVFTSIDEALNGIQDGATIMVGGFGLVGIPEKLILGLRDRGVQDLTIISNNCGVDDWGLGLLLQNKQIKKMISSYVGENKEFERQFLSGELEVELVPQGTLAERIRAGGAGIPAFYTPAGVGTPLAEGREVRTFNGKEYLLEMGLTADFSLIKAWKGDKMGNLIYNKTSRNFNPMMAAAGKVTIAEVEELVETGELEPDQIHTPSVYVQRIIQCEKYEKRIERRTVRQA; encoded by the coding sequence GTGAGTGTATTTACGTCAATTGATGAAGCTTTAAACGGGATTCAGGACGGAGCTACCATTATGGTGGGCGGTTTTGGATTGGTCGGCATTCCCGAAAAATTAATCCTTGGGTTGCGTGACCGGGGAGTACAGGACTTAACGATTATTTCGAATAACTGCGGGGTGGACGACTGGGGTCTTGGCCTGCTTCTACAAAATAAGCAAATCAAGAAAATGATTTCCTCTTACGTTGGTGAAAATAAAGAATTTGAACGACAGTTCTTATCAGGTGAACTAGAAGTAGAGTTGGTGCCTCAGGGCACATTGGCGGAGCGCATTCGTGCGGGCGGCGCAGGTATACCAGCCTTTTATACGCCAGCTGGTGTCGGAACACCACTTGCAGAAGGGCGAGAGGTTCGTACGTTTAATGGTAAGGAATACTTGTTGGAGATGGGATTGACTGCTGATTTTTCACTAATTAAGGCCTGGAAGGGCGATAAAATGGGGAACTTGATATATAACAAGACCTCACGCAACTTCAATCCGATGATGGCGGCGGCCGGTAAAGTTACGATTGCTGAAGTCGAAGAACTCGTAGAGACAGGTGAACTTGAGCCTGATCAAATTCATACACCGAGTGTATATGTGCAACGTATCATTCAATGCGAGAAATACGAGAAACGAATTGAACGCAGAACGGTGCGGCAAGCATAA
- a CDS encoding GntP family permease — MEIIIILLALFFLMFVAYRGFSVILFAPIAALFAVLLTDPGHVLPFFSGVFMDKMVGFIKNYFPVFLLGAIFGKVIEMSGFAKSITSAVIKIIGPSRAMLAIVLVGAILTYGGVSLFVVAFAVYPFAAELFKAADIPKRLIPGTIALGAFTFTMDAFPGTPQIQNIIPTTFFKTDTWAAPWLGLIGGLFVFVIGMIYLEWRRRKAKAAGEGYGTGHKNEPEQLADEKLPHPIIAILPLIIVGVFNKIFTNLIPQFYGKTFDFTAINIQKVNPVDISKETAIWAVEGALVLGILTVLIFSFKRIKENFNAGINVSIGGAMLATLNTASEYGFGGIIALLPGFKAVNNAMANTFTDPLVNEAVTTTTLAGITGSASGGMSIALAAMGETYLEQAQKLGINPEVLHRVASMASGGMDTLPHNGAVITLLAVTGLTHKQSYIDIFAMTLIKTVAVFFIIALYYMFGIV, encoded by the coding sequence ATGGAAATTATTATTATTTTGCTGGCGCTGTTTTTCCTTATGTTTGTCGCATACCGCGGCTTTAGCGTCATTCTGTTTGCACCTATTGCTGCACTGTTTGCAGTATTGCTGACAGATCCGGGACACGTGCTTCCATTTTTCTCAGGCGTTTTCATGGATAAGATGGTTGGTTTTATTAAAAATTATTTTCCTGTGTTTTTATTGGGTGCCATTTTTGGAAAAGTAATTGAGATGTCCGGTTTCGCAAAATCGATTACCAGTGCCGTAATCAAAATTATCGGACCGAGCCGCGCGATGCTGGCAATCGTACTGGTAGGCGCCATTCTAACATACGGCGGAGTTTCCTTATTTGTTGTAGCGTTTGCCGTGTATCCGTTCGCTGCGGAACTGTTTAAGGCGGCTGATATTCCGAAACGCCTCATTCCAGGTACGATCGCCCTTGGTGCATTCACGTTTACAATGGATGCATTCCCAGGAACGCCGCAAATTCAGAATATCATCCCGACGACGTTTTTTAAGACGGACACATGGGCTGCGCCATGGCTCGGTTTAATCGGTGGACTTTTTGTCTTTGTTATTGGTATGATTTATTTAGAATGGAGAAGAAGAAAAGCGAAGGCAGCAGGCGAAGGATATGGAACAGGGCATAAGAACGAGCCGGAACAGCTTGCTGACGAGAAACTGCCGCATCCTATTATTGCCATTCTGCCGCTCATTATTGTGGGCGTATTTAATAAAATCTTCACGAATCTGATTCCACAATTCTATGGCAAGACGTTTGACTTTACGGCAATTAACATCCAGAAAGTAAACCCGGTCGATATCTCGAAAGAGACGGCGATCTGGGCCGTTGAAGGGGCGCTTGTACTAGGGATTCTAACCGTACTTATTTTTTCGTTCAAACGAATCAAAGAGAACTTTAATGCCGGAATTAATGTATCGATTGGTGGCGCAATGCTGGCTACTTTGAATACGGCGTCCGAATATGGATTCGGCGGAATTATCGCATTGCTGCCTGGTTTCAAGGCGGTAAACAATGCGATGGCCAATACGTTTACGGACCCGCTGGTTAATGAAGCGGTCACCACAACGACACTTGCCGGAATTACGGGTTCTGCATCCGGAGGTATGAGCATCGCACTCGCGGCAATGGGTGAAACTTACCTTGAACAGGCGCAGAAGCTCGGTATTAATCCAGAAGTGCTGCATCGTGTCGCATCTATGGCGTCCGGTGGAATGGATACGCTTCCACACAATGGCGCGGTCATTACATTGCTTGCGGTGACTGGGTTAACACATAAACAATCGTATATTGATATTTTTGCGATGACACTTATCAAAACAGTAGCTGTATTCTTTATTATCGCACTTTACTACATGTTTGGTATTGTTTAA
- a CDS encoding sigma-54 interaction domain-containing protein — MIIRQNGWVHRLLVDLAGKAQKVKEEKDMLQTIIDHAYEGVLIVDPKGHILMANEMYADFLGKKLSELIGKHVTEVIENTRMHIVGQTGKPEIAQMQKINGREMIASRIPVFNQGEVAAVVGTVMFQQVDDLFALSTKMENLRKELNYYKSELDKRLQAKYSFDTILGTSDELEKVKRLGQRVAKSDTTILLKGESGTGKELFAHAIHRESYRGAGPLIKVNCAAIPDTLLESELFGYKEGSFTGAKKSGKKGKFALAKGGTIFLDEISEMPLLMQVKLLRVLQEKEIEPIGADKPESVDVRIIAATNKDLLSLVEQGKFRHDLYYRLNVVMLDIPPLRGRKSDMGLLIEHFLEKLTKETGISVEGIEQQAMDALLAYSWPGNIRELRNVLERALYVKNGSCITKQDLPTDFLEAELTTEENGEGDGTLKKAVEHAEALAIRRAILEAKGDKIMAAKRLGISKSSLYAKLGRYQLAE, encoded by the coding sequence ATGATTATCCGACAAAATGGATGGGTACATCGTCTGCTGGTGGATTTGGCGGGCAAAGCGCAGAAAGTAAAAGAAGAGAAAGATATGCTACAAACGATTATTGACCATGCGTATGAAGGCGTTTTAATCGTTGATCCGAAAGGGCACATTTTGATGGCGAATGAAATGTATGCCGATTTTCTGGGCAAAAAATTGAGCGAGTTGATTGGTAAACATGTAACGGAAGTCATCGAAAACACGCGCATGCATATTGTCGGACAGACAGGAAAGCCGGAGATTGCCCAAATGCAAAAAATCAACGGCCGGGAAATGATCGCAAGCCGAATCCCGGTATTTAATCAGGGAGAAGTAGCAGCGGTCGTCGGTACGGTCATGTTTCAACAGGTGGATGATTTATTTGCCCTTTCCACAAAAATGGAAAATTTACGTAAAGAGCTGAATTATTACAAGAGTGAATTGGATAAACGATTGCAAGCCAAGTATTCATTCGATACGATTCTGGGAACAAGTGATGAACTGGAAAAAGTCAAGCGCCTTGGACAAAGGGTGGCAAAGAGTGATACGACAATATTGCTAAAAGGCGAGAGCGGCACGGGGAAAGAATTATTCGCGCATGCCATCCATCGTGAAAGCTACCGGGGGGCAGGTCCGCTTATCAAGGTAAACTGCGCCGCTATTCCTGATACATTGCTTGAATCGGAATTGTTCGGCTATAAAGAAGGTTCGTTCACCGGGGCGAAGAAGTCCGGAAAAAAAGGAAAGTTCGCATTGGCAAAAGGAGGCACAATTTTTCTCGACGAGATTAGTGAGATGCCCTTGCTGATGCAAGTTAAATTGCTCCGTGTCCTGCAGGAGAAAGAAATCGAACCCATTGGAGCAGACAAGCCGGAGTCGGTGGATGTTCGTATTATCGCGGCGACCAATAAAGATTTGCTCTCGTTAGTAGAGCAAGGAAAATTCCGCCATGACCTATATTATCGTCTAAACGTAGTCATGCTTGATATTCCCCCGCTACGCGGAAGAAAAAGCGATATGGGGCTTCTTATCGAACATTTTTTGGAGAAGCTTACGAAGGAAACGGGAATTTCTGTAGAAGGCATTGAGCAGCAAGCAATGGATGCATTACTGGCATACTCATGGCCGGGGAATATTCGGGAATTGCGCAACGTACTGGAACGCGCTTTATATGTCAAGAACGGTTCTTGTATTACAAAACAGGATCTCCCTACCGATTTTCTTGAAGCTGAACTAACTACAGAAGAAAATGGAGAAGGCGATGGTACGTTGAAAAAGGCTGTAGAGCATGCGGAAGCGTTAGCGATCCGCAGGGCGATCCTGGAGGCTAAGGGCGACAAAATAATGGCGGCAAAGCGATTAGGAATTAGCAAGTCGAGCTTATATGCCAAGCTAGGACGCTATCAGCTCGCAGAATAA